CTGATGTTTAGTaagtaaattaaaatttattatggaGTAAATGGGACCACAATTATAGGTGAATCCtactaaattaatttattatatatgcaaAAAAAAgctatataattattatttcatGTTTGGAGGTAGCCACCATGGTCCATGAGTAGTTGTTCCAAAAAGAAAATCTTATTGGAGAGATCCTCCAAGATCATTGTTTATGTGTGGGACGTGTAATATAAATACAACACACACATTTTGCTTCTCAACCACTCAAGAAATTAAACTACTTTTCATCATCTACACCATATATAATTCTCATAACAAACACATAAATTAAATACACATATTTTTTTGGATATTTAAATGGGAGATTTAAATTCAGAGCGTGAAATATACAGAAATAATATTGGAGATCGGACGAACATCGCAACACGACGATTTTCACGTATTGGCTGTTGATGACAGTCGTCTTGACAGAAAGCTCCTGGAGAGGCTCCTCACTGTTTCTTCATACCAAGGTATTCATCGATCATTTCATTTGATTTGTGATTCATTAGCTAGAACTGCAGATTATGTCTTCTTAATTATTTGGATTTTGTTAAATTTTCTTcggttttaatttatatatagtgTCAAGGTAATTAATTTCTGAGCATGCACGTATACTTTCAAGAATCTGTGCTTGTCTAGCtgcgtgtgtgtatatatatatattaagaatGAAACTTGAAAAGTGCAGTTACATTTGTGGATTCTGGAGATAAGGCTTTGGAGTACTTGGGATTGATTGATAATATTAATGAAGAGATATCTCTGCACGACAAGGTGCGTCATGTTTTTCTTATTACATTcacaataataataacaataataaatagtgataaataaatttctttttagtgcttattaaatttatttgcaGGTACCAAAAATTAACTTGATCATGACAGATTACAGCATGCCAGGCATCAGTGGTTATGATTTGTTGAAAAGAGTCAAGGTTAGCTCACCCTAGTTATGACTTATGAACTCCAACCATCGACACCGGCTAGCTCTCTCCgagtatattttgattttttgttGTTTGATTTCAATACTAAAAAAGGGAGATAAATCTTGTTTCAGGATTCATCTTGGAGAGACATTCCAGTTGTAGTTATGTCATCTGAAAATTTACCATCAAGAATCAACATGTAAgtcgttatatatatatatttatttattagtaGAAActttaattacaaaaattcttggaaattaaaataatttgatgcATGGCAGGTGCTTGGAAGGAGGTGCTGAAGAATTCCTGTTGAAACCTGTGAAATTATCCGATTTAAGGAAACTTCACTCGCATCTCCTCAAATCTCATCGCCAAAAACAAGACAAAGATAACATCAAGTACAAAGAGAACACCACACTATTGGAGACAAGGCTTCCCCCTGTCCATGAATTAATGCATGTTTTATGATAAATCAGCTATATATCTTATTggatgaattaattaaattcttaTAATTATTTCCACATTATAGGTAACCTGCTGTTACATAGATACAGATGTCTGAACGTTTCAACTTTCACGAATCCAGGCTCACAAAAATCCTTCATttgtataaatttatttatcaacGGATCGATATATTATCTTAATTTAACATTACTTTTTTTTGAGCTTACGAATAAGCTTTGAGCTCTGAGTTCAAAAAATTATAAAGCCGCTTGAaacaaagaaaatattattccaTCGATAAATAAATGAATATCTGTACAAAACATAACCTTTCATGGCATTCAAAGGGTGTGCGGTAAAATGATGGAATCGGAACCCTTCCTCATCTCTTTGTATTTTAAACAAACGAGGTAAGCTTCTCTTTACTAGCACTTCACAAATTGTGATAGCTACACCCTCAAATCTAGCTAActacaaaattatgatatttttactgGTTCAACATCTGGATAATACTATTACATGTCCTCTGCCTGATAAGATTATTGATCCGATTAATCAGGGCCATGCTTTAACCTGACATGTTCGTGTAATTTCAAAGCATCCGAAGTGAAGTTCTCCAATGCCTTGAAAATGGGAACAAGGCCTCCTTGTAAACTACTAGATGCTGCATCATGAACTAGTTTCTTTGCGTCCTTGTGCTTTATTATCTCTTCGGCCAATCTCCGTCTCATTGAATCCAAGTCAGCTTTCTGATCAGCGAATTTATCTGATGGAACTAGAGGCAGCCCAGTTTTCTCT
The Primulina eburnea isolate SZY01 chromosome 5, ASM2296580v1, whole genome shotgun sequence genome window above contains:
- the LOC140832569 gene encoding two-component response regulator ORR4-like; amino-acid sequence: MTDYSMPGISGYDLLKRVKDSSWRDIPVVVMSSENLPSRINMCLEGGAEEFLLKPVKLSDLRKLHSHLLKSHRQKQDKDNIKYKENTTLLETRLPPVHELMHVL